One region of Triticum aestivum cultivar Chinese Spring chromosome 6B, IWGSC CS RefSeq v2.1, whole genome shotgun sequence genomic DNA includes:
- the LOC123139779 gene encoding wall-associated receptor kinase 4, which translates to MTRNQPPTPRTNLPAAGATMIALSFWLACLAAALQPTSAADAGRGGILHTPSAAELHQARCPSRCGDVDIHYPFGIGPGCFRQGFELTCDNTTSSSRLFLDNSTTEVLELSPGENLLGVSPIHFNVTMKPGMNDTYNMSWEAPVKGLMAYKETGLFVVGCGVGVYLFGHDTNKPIGSCTSICLDNKEAMREANANQYSGDVGMGYCSIRMQQEVRAFGFIVGRLNGGLSALSSQGQGLSNSSIKVFLAENYNFHTVDIYSSMIDEQNVDGPYFRMAITDQPNCESAQKNKSSYACSDNSDCQDQTSGGYSCRCRSYADDENPYIMDGCQGQEFTHYLGLYIKIFNSHVMNIGFKYA; encoded by the coding sequence ATGACACGAAACCAACCACCAACACCTAGAACAAACTTGCCCGCCGCCGGAGCCACAATGATCGCCTTGTCCTTTTGGTTGGCGTGCTTGGCGGCAGCTCTACAGCCAACGTCGGCTGCCGACGCCGGAAGGGGCGGGATCTTGCATACCCCTTCTGCCGCCGAGCTGCATCAGGCTCGTTGCCCTTCCAGATGCGGGGATGTAGACATTCACTATCCGTTCGGGATAGGGCCGGGCTGCTTCCGGCAAGGCTTCGAGCTCACCTGCGACAACACCACTAGTTCTTCGAGGCTCTTTCTAGACAACAGTACCACTGAGGTCCTTGAGTTGTCTCCCGGAGAAAATTTGCTTGGAGTCTCTCCTATCCACTTCAACGTCACCATGAAACCAGGTATGAACGACACCTATAACATGTCATGGGAGGCCCCTGTTAAAGGTCTTATGGCCTATAAAGAAACAGGCTTGTTCGTTGTTGGCTGTGGTGTGGGTGTCTACTTGTTCGGCCATGATACCAACAAGCCCATAGGTTCTTGCACGAGTATTTGCCTAGACAACAAAGAGGCCATGAGGGAGGCAAATGCAAATCAGTACTCTGGCGATGTTGGGATGGGATACTGTTCCATCCGTATGCAGCAGGAAGTGCGAGCCTTTGGGTTCATAGTTGGCCGCCTTAATGGTGGCCTCTCAGCTCTATCAAGTCAAGGTCAGGGGCTCTCTAATAGTAGTATCAAAGTTTTCTTGGCGGAAAATTACAATTTTCATACGGTTGACATCTATTCAAGTATGATAGACGAACAGAATGTTGACGGGCCATATTTTAGAATGGCCATCACGGATCAACCAAACTGTGAAAGTGCCCAGAAGAACAAGTCAAGCTATGCTTGTAGCGATAACAGTGATTGCCAGGATCAGACATCTGGAGGCTACTCCTGTCGCTGCCGCAGTTACGCAGATGACGAGAATCCGTACATTATGGACGGCTGTCAAGGTCAGGAATTTACTCATTACTTAGGATTATACATAAAAATATTCAACTCGCATGTCATGAATATTGGATTCAAATATGCATGA
- the LOC123140054 gene encoding disease resistance protein Pik-2 translates to MESTAVSIGKSVLKGALGCAKSAIMEDTAMELGVQHDKAFITDELQMMQSFLMVAHDDEQDDHVNKVVTTWANQVRDVAYDVEDGLKDIVVRIHGQSCWGIPRTLLDRRHVVEQMKELRAKVEDVSQRNACYRLIDGASKAPDLSINTGAADAMLGVDEATRHAMNQHGSRPVIDLAQLIVRDVPGSGSGSGSGQIGVIGVWGTSGTAGHTSIILEAYDNPAIKVQFPCRAWVRVTRPFQPQEFVQSMVEQFQETFVEVADSPLELELEEAKPGRELARQDGVYIINKRYLIVLTDLSTMEEWQQIKACFPENKMGSQIVVSAERVEVASLCPGQKSMVSKLKKLSAEQTIYAFHQQSFQDTTYSSKATSSLVLHHTIENEIQKGQSYSEDDDMTMIQESLTHTSNVLGPVEEFQLIGREKEISDIIELILEHSGTQQQNQVIAVWGKGGVGKSTLINDIYRSQEVNQMFEKHAYVTVLQPFKLERLISSLAFQLDARKVASTKVADFTRVLDRCLQEKSCLIVLDDLSSTMEWDIILPCLLAMNSPSLVILITTRHEDIAKHCCKNTKCIRLLNGLNEKGACDLFTEKVFKDKATDLTKHYPELVEPANLILKKCNGLPLAILTIGGFLAAQPTKTVGEWMKLDRCISLEREMNPKFEGVKTVLLKSYDGLPYYLKSCILYLSIFLEDHIVSRRRLVCRWVAEGYSEDTSTAKRYFMELLERSMILPTQISLCSIQGTNSCQVHDPIRDIIIEKSMQENLVFRLEEGCNSNNQGTFRHLAISSNWDGDKGQFEATMKLSCIRSLTVFGEWRPFYISDKMRFLRVLDLEGTEDLADHHLEHIGNHLHLRYLSLRGCEGIYYLPDSVGNLRQLETLDIKNTRITRLPRTIAKLSKLCQLKAGNEFYIGEERPSLACCVPFASCCAMVIQAYAVKVPVGIGELKSLNTLRCVHLEWENAIIQEIGGLTNLRKLGVFGIDRGNGPEFCSAISGLGRLESLSVRSEVWDLCDILNGMSSPPENLRSLKLLGWMDELPQWIKVLQNLVKIKLESTEVSINDEDMRILGNLPNLSILSIMEKSFQSALPITFHSGLFRSLVRLELVYMDVEVGSLEFEASSMPKLEVLNLRLIDCEISFSGLEFIPSIKEVRLLVVVTPTLIARKENMTEEEAEEEARHREDKVKADMRKQLANNENCPIMNELGPQIVF, encoded by the exons ATGGAGTCCACGGCGGTGAGCATCGGCAAGTCCGTGCTGAAAGGAGCGCTTGGATGCGCCAAATCCGCCATCATGGAGGACACGGCCATGGAGCTCGGAGTCCAACACGACAAGGCCTTCATCACGGACGAGCTGCAGATGATGCAGTCTTTCCTGATGGTGGCACACGATGATGAGCAAGATGACCACGTCAACAAGGTGGTCACGACCTGGGCGAACCAGGTCCGCGACGTCGCCTACGACGTCGAGGATGGCCTCAAGGACATCGTCGTCCGCATCCACGGGCAATCCTGCTGGGGAATCCCTCGCACACTCCTCGACCGGCGCCATGTCGTCGAGCAGATGAAGGAGTTGCGTGCCAAGGTGGAGGACGTGAGCCAGAGGAATGCATGCTACCGCCTCATCGACGGTGCGTCCAAAGCTCCCGACCTCTCCATCAACACCGGCGCTGCTGATGCCATGCTCGGCGTTGATGAAGCAACAAGACATGCCATGAATCAGCATGGATCAAGACCAGTGATAGATCTCGCCCAGCTGATCGTCAGGGATGTCccgggctcgggctcgggctcgggctctGGCCAAATTGGAGTGATCGGAGTGTGGGGAACAAGTGGCACCGCTGGGCATACCTCCATCATCCTGGAGGCCTATGACAATCCAGCCATAAAAGTGCAATTTCCATGCCGCGCGTGGGTCAGAGTGACGCGGCCTTTCCAACCCCAAGAGTTTGTCCAAAGTATGGTGGAGCAGTTTCAAGAAACTTTTGTAGAGGTGGCTGATTCTCCTttggagctggagctggaggagGCAAAGCCGGGTCGAGAGTTGGCACGCCAAGACGGCGTGTACATCATCAACAAGAGGTACCTCATTGTGCTTACGGACCTATCCACCATGGAAGAGTGGCAGCAGATCAAGGCTTGCTTCCCTGAAAACAAAATGGGGAGCCAAATCGTAGTGTCTGCGGAGCGAGTTGAAGTTGCAAGCTTGTGTCCAGGCCAGAAAAGTATGGTTTCCAAGCTGAAGAAATTGTCTGCTGAGCAGACCATCTATGCTTTCCACCAGCAG AGCTTTCAAGACACAACATATTCATCAAAGGCAACGTCGAGCTTAGTGTTACACCACACCATTGAGAATGAGATACAAAAAGGCCAATCTTATTCTGAAGATGATGACATGACAATGATCCAAGAGAGCCTCACACACACCAGTAATGTGCTAGGTCCTGTAGAAGAATTTCAGCTTATTGGGCGGGAGAAAGAAATATCTGATATTATTGAATTGATTCTAGAACACTCTGGCACCCAACAACAAAATCAGGTCATTGCAGTGTGGGGAAAGGGTGGTGTTGGGAAAAGCACTCTGATCAATGATATTTACCGTAGCCAAGAGGTCAATCAAATGTTTGAAAAGCATGCCTATGTCACAGTCTTGCAACCTTTCAAGCTTGAGAGGCTCATTAGCAGCTTAGCATTTCAACTAGATGCAAGGAAAGTTGCTTCAACGAAAGTTGCAGACTTTACTAGAGTGTTGGACCGGTGTTTACAAGAAAAGagttgcttgattgttcttgatgacctCTCGTCTACCATGGAATGGGATATAATATTGCCATGTTTGCTGGCAATGAATAGTCCAAGCTTGGTTATTCTGATAACCACAAGGCATGAGGATATTGCTAAGCATTGTTGCAAAAACACAAAGTGCATACGCTTGCTCAATGGTCTAAATGAAAAGGGTGCTTGTGACCTCTTCACAGAAAAG GTATTTAAGGATAAAGCCACAGATTTGACTAAGCATTATCCTGAATTGGTTGAACCCGCAAATCTGATCCTAAAGAAGTGCAATGGACTTCCCCTTGCGATACTCACCATAGGTGGATTTTTGGCGGCACAACCAACAAAAACTGTCGGGGAGTGGATGAAACTGGATCGATGTATCAGTCTGGAGAGGGAGATGAATCCAAAGTTTGAGGGTGTAAAAACAGTGCTTCTGAAAAGTTATGATGGCCTACCCTATTACCTCAAGTCCTGCATCTTGTACTTATCCATCTTCCTTGAAGATCACATAGTTAGCCGGAGACGTTTGGTGTGCCGATGGGTTGCAGAAGGTTACTCAGAGGATACATCCACGGCCAAAAGATACTTCATGGAACTTCTAGAGAGAAGCATGATATTACCAACTCAGATTTCACTTTGCAGCATACAAGGAACTAACTCATGTCAAGTACATGATCCGATCCGTGATATCATCATAGAAAAGTCAATGCAGGAAAATCTTGTTTTCAGGCTGGAGGAAGGATGCAACTCAAACAACCAAGGCACATTCCGTCACCTTGCCATAAGCAGTAATTGGGATGGAGACAAAGGTCAGTTTGAGGCCACCATGAAGTTGTCATGTATACGGTCATTGACGGTGTTTGGCGAGTGGAGGCCATTTTATATTTCTGACAAGATGAGATTTCTTCGTGTGTTGGACCTCGAAGGAACTGAAGATCTAGCCGATCATCACCTTGAGCACATTGGGAATCATCTTCATCTGAGATACCTTTCTCTAAGAGGGTGTGAAGGGATATATTACCTGCCAGATTCAGTGGGTAACCTGCGACAACTTGAGACACTAGACATCAAAAATACAAGAATAACAAGGTTGCCAAGAACCATCGCCAAGCTTAGCAAGCTATGTCAACTGAAAGCTGGCAATGAATTCTATATCGGAGAAGAACGACCATCACTAGCATGTTGTGTACCTTTCGCTTCTTGTTGCGCGATGGTCATACAAGCTTATGCTGTTAAGGTGCCAGTAGGGATCGGGGAACTGAAATCCCTGAACACACTGCGATGTGTGCACCTTGAATGGGAAAATGCCATCATACAAGAGATAGGAGGTCTCACCAACCTCCGCAAGTTAGGAGTGTTTGGCATTGACAGGGGTAATGGCCCGGAGTTTTGTTCAGCCATTTCAGGTCTTGGCCGCCTTGAATCTTTGTCAGTGCGGTCAGAGGTATGGGATTTATGTGACATCTTGAATGGCATGTCCTCGCCTCCAGAAAATCTCCGGAGCCTCAAGCTTCTCGGTTGGATGGATGAACTGCCGCAATGGATCAAGGTGCTCCAGAATTTGGTGAAGATTAAGCTGGAATCCACCGAGGTGTCTATTAACGATGAAGACATGCGAATCCTTGGGAACCTACCAAACCTATCCATTCTGTCTATCATGGAGAAATCGTTCCAGAGTGCACTACCTATCACTTTCCATAGTGGCCTTTTCAGAAGCCTCGTGAGGCTCGAGCTTGTTTACATGGACGTGGAGGTCGGATCGTTGGAGTTTGAGGCATCATCGATGCCCAAACTCGAGGTGCTGAACCTGCGACTTATCGATTGTGAAATCAGCTTTTCTGGACTGGAATTTATCCCGAGCATCAAGGAAGTGCGGCTCTTGGTCGTCGTTACCCCAACACTCATCGCACGAAAGGAAAATATgaccgaagaagaagcagaagaggagGCAAGACACAGGGAAGACAAAGTCAAGGCAGACATGAGGAAGCAGCTCGCCAACAATGAAAACTGCCCCATTATGAACGAGCTAGGTCCACAAATTGTTTTCTGA
- the LOC123140055 gene encoding testis-expressed protein 2 produces the protein MASAGFLWGFLLGLLALAAAEAAALLWAARRLLRRQEAAANSAPPDGDQELPGEQPFPCEKKGSLWILEPEKLPKVSNERLSSGGPKETKEKKSIVEVFPAKKSAKIKGHSLTLSGPDGPETTIELLNCTIVAVSASSMSSRKWTKRYPIKVESQESDIYNGSKVCFLYAETSWEKESWCKALRLAATADKKKLNWHAKLSKEFGNYISSLNAEYPCFLKPTAISAEDHEVMDSEIKTDGSSKVRLFLKKLAKKASTKVPVEGKTSATSSTQGERKMLDKIRSYQGAPFIESLLGPQEDKFSSSSSQDTAKPSVPTVASSHTGQLLAFPDVNADDKVVDEGTLCWNLLSSRLFFDAQMSDEINKAIKARIQRTLSSMRTPAYVGEITLTEFSLGKLPPYVHAMRVLPLDLNELWAFEVDFEYSGGILLDIETRLEVEEPELQKDLMKTNFGTDSNGEVDSELLESIEQYGNQFRGSQNSVSSVEGKDEADASQSKSTGWTSTYISRLKNMLHSIADHVSQVPLSLAIKITSFRGTLRIHLKPPPSDQLWYGFTSMPELEWDLESSVGDRKITNSRIASFIGNRIKVSLRDSLVLPNCECISIPGMLAEKDDWVPRKEGPYIWLNHEPTEAKSHVAAATPTHPEEAGPKEDAISKSRAPSLPASSAGSEESLKSIDESAEDPPAEASHAQSLLAETASPPHPDASDEPRKPLLATEKLQADSSESRAGSPPYTSLRAIIPAGEQQQQQQAVAAAAGSVGDDAKRKSGRRSRMMDLGKKMGDKLEEKRRQVEEKGRHIVEKMRENARTNSMERTTSA, from the exons ATGGCCTCGGCGGGGTTCCTGTGGGGCTTCCTCCTCGGCCTGCTCGCGCTGGCCGCGGCCGAGGCGGCCGCGCTGCTCTGGGCcgcgcgccgcctcctccgccgccaggaGGCCGCCGCGAACTCGGCCCCGCCCGACGGCGACCAGGAGCTCCCCGGCGAGCAGCCGTTCCCCTGCGAGAAGAAG GGCTCTCTGTGGATACTAGAGCCAGAAAAGCTACCGAAAGTTAGTAATGAGCGCTTATCAAGTGGTGGTCCCAAAGAGACAAAGGAAAAGAAGAGTATTGTGGAGGTTTTTCCTGCAAAGAAATCGGCTAAAATCAAAGGGCACTCACTTACTTTGTCTGGTCCTGATGGCCCTGAAACTACAATTGAGCTTTTGAATTGCACGATCGTTGCTGTTTCTGCTTCAAGCATGTCCTCGCGCAAATG GACTAAGAGGTATCCGATAAAAGTGGAAAGCCAGGAATCTGACATCTATAATGGAAGCAAGGTGTGCTTTCTTTATGCTGAGACTTCATGGGAGAAGGAATCATGGTGTAAAGCACTTCGTCTTGCAGCTACTGCTGACAAGAAGAAATTGAATTGGCATGCTAAGTTGAGCAAAGAGTTCGGTAATTACATATCATCATTAAATGCCGAATACCCGTGTTTCCTAAAGCCGACAGCAATTTCTGCTGAGGATCATGAGGTTATGGACAGTGAAATAAAGACGGATGGGTCTTCCAAAGTCCGTCTTTTCCTCAAAAAACTAGCAAAGAAGGCATCTACAAAGGTTCCCGTGGAGGGTAAAACAAGTGCTACTTCATCCACACAAGGTGAAAGGAAGATGTTAGATAAAATACGCAGCTATCAGGGTGCACCATTTATTGAATCCTTACTAGGTCCGCAAGAGGACAAGTTCAGTAGCAGCTCATCACAAGATACAGCAAAACCCAGTGTCCCAACTGTTGCTTCGAGTCACACTGGACAGCTTCTAGCTTTTCCTGATGTAAATGCAGATGATAAAGTTGTGGATGAAGGTACACTCTGTTGGAACCTTCTATCCTCACGGCTCTTTTTCGATGCTCAAATGAGTGATGAGATAAACAAGGCCATCAAAGCACGTATTCAG CGAACATTATCAAGCATGAGGACCCCAGCTTATGTGGGTGAAATTACACTTACGGAGTTCAGCCTTGGAAAACTTCCACCTTATGTGCATGCGATGAGAGTTCTTCCACTGGATTTAAATGAGCTGTGGGCCTTTGAAGTTGATTTTGAATATTCAGGCGGAATATTGTTGGACATTGAAACGAGGCTTGAGGTTGAGGAACCAGAGTTACAAAAGGACCTCATGAAAACCAATTTCGGAACAGACTCTAATGGGGAGGTTGACTCAGAGCTTCTTGAGAGTATTGAGCAGTATGGTAACCAGTTTAGAGGTTCACAGAACTCAGTTTCTTCAGTGGAAGGAAAAGACGAAGCAG ATGCTAGTCAGTCCAAGAGCACTGGATGGACATCAACATATATATCAAGGTTGAAAAATATGTTGCACTCAATAGCCGATCATGTCTCACAG GTTCCACTTTCTCTGGCGATAAAAATCACGTCCTTTAGAGGTACCTTGCGCATACATCTGAAGCCCCCTCCGTCGGATCAACTCTGGTATGGATTCACATCTATGCCTGAACTGGAGTGGGACTTGGAATCTTCCGTCGGAGACAGGAAAATTACCAACAGTCGCATCGCGTCATTTATAGGTAACAGAATCAAG GTTTCGCTCCGTGATAGCTTGGTGCTTCCAAACTGTGAATGCATTTCCATTCCAGGGATGCTGGCAGAGAAGGACGACTGGGTGCCCCGCAAGGAGGGACCTTATATCTGGCTCAACCACGAACCCACCGAGGCCAAAAGCCATGTCGCAGCCGCCACACCAACCCATCCTGAGGAAGCTGGTCCCAAGGAGGATGCCATCAGCAAAAGCAGAGCACCAAGTCTGCCTGCTTCCTCAGCCGGGAGCGAGGAGTCCCTGAAATCCATCGACGAGTCAGCCGAAGACCCTCCTGCAGAAGCATCTCATGCGCAGTCTCTCCTGGCTGAGACCGCCTCTCCTCCTCACCCGGACGCTTCCGACGAGCCGAGGAAACCGCTGCTGGCCACGGAGAAGCTCCAGGCAGACTCATCGGAGAGCAGGGCGGGATCCCCACCGTACACCTCCCTGAGGGCCATCATACCCGCGGgggaacagcagcagcagcagcaggcggtgGCGGCAGCAGCGGGCTCTGTTGGAGATGATGCAAAGCGGAAGAGCGGGAGGCGGAGCCGGATGATGGACCTGGGGAAGAAGATGGGGGACAAGCTGGAGGAGAAGCGGCGGCAGGTGGAGGAGAAGGGCCGGCACATCGTTGAGAAGATGCGGGAGAACGCGAGGACCAATAGCATGGAGAGAACCACCTCCGCGTAG